The DNA sequence tccttcttcatctttccCTTTGATagccttttctcttttcatggccttgcacaagaagaaggagaagaagaaggagaagaagtggTCATTATTTCATCGTCGGGATGAATTCTCTCAAAATTTTAGGGAGTTGTTTCAACCTCGTTGTTGTATTTCTGAGTTCGGGATGGGGaaagttcgatttttttattttttattttctgcagtTATGGAGAAATTTGGAACTGGGTCATTTGTTGTTCTTGTTTAACCTaccagtttttgttttttttttccaaaagacgAAAATTATTGAACCTTAGAAATGATGGTGTCAGTTGATGGTTTTTTGCCTTTgcttatgttttcttttcctgaaaaatgtTCTCTTTCTTCGTGCCGGGGGAGACAATGAATTCCCCTTTTTCAAGCAGGAAAAAAGGTGAGATTTCGCCCTTTTAGCGTCAGGTAACAATGTTGGGGAAGATTATTAATTTTCAAGTCCTTTTGGCCCTTGAAATTGGGCATCATCTGCTGCTTTCAAATCTGGATTGCcaatggtgttttttttttttttttttttgggattctGGAATCCGGTTACATTGCCTCTTTTTACCTAGAATCACTTATAGTGTAATCAGTATAAACATTGGAGAAGTTGCTCTTTGAATCACAATATTGTCTTCTGAATAGCCAACTTTCAGAATGTTTTGATTTCTTGGAGATGTACTGAATAATTGACGGTTCTGCTTGATTCTTTGCTCCATGTTGTTAGCCTTTGATACTTTGATGTTCGTGTTAGACGCCTTCAATCATGATTTCTGATATGTAGTTCGATCCTTTCAACTGGAAAGATTGGTGTCTCAGTTTGCGTTTCTTCCCCTGCATTTTGACTTGATATCTTAGAAATTCTTGTCCTTTGATATGCAGCAGGCAACTCGTGCAGCCTTTGGTATGTCAAGACTTCGCTGTGTTCTTCGAGGGATAGATATGAAGACATACCTATTTCTGTTTGTTGTCATCCCAGTAGGGATTTGCGGCATTTACTTGCACGGACAGAAGATCACCTATTTCCTTAGACCCCTATGGGAATCCCCTCCGAAGCCTTTTCATGTAATTCCGCATTATTATAACGAGAACGTGTCAATGGAAACTCTTTGCAAACTCCATGGATGGCGAATCCGTGAGTTCCCGAGGCGGGTCTATGATGCCGTTCTGTTCAGTAATGAGGTTGACATTCTGACGATTCGGTGGAAGGAATTGTATCCTTACATAACAGAATTTGTACTGCTTGAGTCAAACTCGACATTTACTGGACTACCCAAGAGgttgctttttaaaaaaaatcgagataaGTTTAAGTTTGTTGAGCCTCGGCTGACTTATGGTACAATTGGAGGAAGGTttagaaaaggagagaatccaTTTGTTGAAGAGGCTTATCAGAGAGTTGCTCTAGACCAGCTTCTTAGGATTGCTGGCATTGAGGATGATGACTTGTTGATCATGTCAGACGTGGACGAGATCCCTAGTGCCCACACGATCAATCTTCTCAGGTGGTGTGATGACATCCCACCTATTCTTCATTTGCAGCTGAGGAATTATTTGTACTCTTTTGAGTTCTTCGTAGACAACAAAAGCTGGAGAGCATCGGTCCACAGGTATCAATCTGGTTATACGAGATATGCGCACTTTAGACGGACTGACAACTTGTTGTCCGATTCGGGTTGGCATTGTAGCTTCTGCTTTCGCCACATAACTGAGTTCATATTCAAGATGAAAGCTTACAGCCACTGTGATCG is a window from the Rhodamnia argentea isolate NSW1041297 chromosome 8, ASM2092103v1, whole genome shotgun sequence genome containing:
- the LOC115741203 gene encoding uncharacterized protein LOC115741203 isoform X4, with the translated sequence MVITAPRRLMIFVRTFVATRAAFGMSRLRCVLRGIDMKTYLFLFVVIPVGICGIYLHGQKITYFLRPLWESPPKPFHVIPHYYNENVSMETLCKLHGWRIREFPRRVYDAVLFSNEVDILTIRWKELYPYITEFVLLESNSTFTGLPKRLLFKKNRDKFKFVEPRLTYGTIGGRFRKGENPFVEEAYQRVALDQLLRIAGIEDDDLLIMSDVDEIPSAHTINLLRWCDDIPPILHLQLRNYLYSFEFFVDNKSWRASVHRYQSGYTRYAHFRRTDNLLSDSGWHCSFCFRHITEFIFKMKAYSHCDRVRFSHYLDPTRVQDVICKGADLFDMLPEEYTFKEIIRKMGPIPHSHSAVHLPAYLLNNAEKYKYLLPGNCKRESG
- the LOC115741203 gene encoding uncharacterized protein LOC115741203 isoform X5; the protein is MSRLRCVLRGIDMKTYLFLFVVIPVGICGIYLHGQKITYFLRPLWESPPKPFHVIPHYYNENVSMETLCKLHGWRIREFPRRVYDAVLFSNEVDILTIRWKELYPYITEFVLLESNSTFTGLPKRLLFKKNRDKFKFVEPRLTYGTIGGRFRKGENPFVEEAYQRVALDQLLRIAGIEDDDLLIMSDVDEIPSAHTINLLRWCDDIPPILHLQLRNYLYSFEFFVDNKSWRASVHRYQSGYTRYAHFRRTDNLLSDSGWHCSFCFRHITEFIFKMKAYSHCDRVRFSHYLDPTRVQDVICKGADLFDMLPEEYTFKEIIRKMGPIPHSHSAVHLPAYLLNNAEKYKYLLPGNCKRESG
- the LOC115741203 gene encoding uncharacterized protein LOC115741203 isoform X3, whose product is MVITAPRRLMIFVRTFVQATRAAFGMSRLRCVLRGIDMKTYLFLFVVIPVGICGIYLHGQKITYFLRPLWESPPKPFHVIPHYYNENVSMETLCKLHGWRIREFPRRVYDAVLFSNEVDILTIRWKELYPYITEFVLLESNSTFTGLPKRLLFKKNRDKFKFVEPRLTYGTIGGRFRKGENPFVEEAYQRVALDQLLRIAGIEDDDLLIMSDVDEIPSAHTINLLRWCDDIPPILHLQLRNYLYSFEFFVDNKSWRASVHRYQSGYTRYAHFRRTDNLLSDSGWHCSFCFRHITEFIFKMKAYSHCDRVRFSHYLDPTRVQDVICKGADLFDMLPEEYTFKEIIRKMGPIPHSHSAVHLPAYLLNNAEKYKYLLPGNCKRESG
- the LOC115741203 gene encoding uncharacterized protein LOC115741203 isoform X2, with protein sequence MSDGYYSSKKTDDICEDVCGQATRAAFGMSRLRCVLRGIDMKTYLFLFVVIPVGICGIYLHGQKITYFLRPLWESPPKPFHVIPHYYNENVSMETLCKLHGWRIREFPRRVYDAVLFSNEVDILTIRWKELYPYITEFVLLESNSTFTGLPKRLLFKKNRDKFKFVEPRLTYGTIGGRFRKGENPFVEEAYQRVALDQLLRIAGIEDDDLLIMSDVDEIPSAHTINLLRWCDDIPPILHLQLRNYLYSFEFFVDNKSWRASVHRYQSGYTRYAHFRRTDNLLSDSGWHCSFCFRHITEFIFKMKAYSHCDRVRFSHYLDPTRVQDVICKGADLFDMLPEEYTFKEIIRKMGPIPHSHSAVHLPAYLLNNAEKYKYLLPGNCKRESG
- the LOC115741203 gene encoding uncharacterized protein LOC115741203 isoform X1, coding for MSDGYYSSKKTDDICEDVCGQQATRAAFGMSRLRCVLRGIDMKTYLFLFVVIPVGICGIYLHGQKITYFLRPLWESPPKPFHVIPHYYNENVSMETLCKLHGWRIREFPRRVYDAVLFSNEVDILTIRWKELYPYITEFVLLESNSTFTGLPKRLLFKKNRDKFKFVEPRLTYGTIGGRFRKGENPFVEEAYQRVALDQLLRIAGIEDDDLLIMSDVDEIPSAHTINLLRWCDDIPPILHLQLRNYLYSFEFFVDNKSWRASVHRYQSGYTRYAHFRRTDNLLSDSGWHCSFCFRHITEFIFKMKAYSHCDRVRFSHYLDPTRVQDVICKGADLFDMLPEEYTFKEIIRKMGPIPHSHSAVHLPAYLLNNAEKYKYLLPGNCKRESG